From a region of the Sandaracinaceae bacterium genome:
- a CDS encoding YHYH protein, which produces MNRITTSARISPLVALAALLGACGGAGDGMTDLDGGTLDQGGALDEGIPTSTACTELLTRVGEAYTLSGALRDCSTVSGGAAVADSLMNLDGITIDNEGTAMTPCIAVLCDDDAAYVASNALPHYDFVATTPNALVENAFIYRVPLTPAPFASNAGATDAASINGCATAYTQYLTAPTVATQNEPSGLCARGAATLISDTEDGVTHVYQQIPCLNTTGFVISGSPVFGPNEAGVPDPFGNPGYNYPNDTSDDYGNGAALDFCGGHTANAMHYHAAIDACFERDSSGAPANSYAGATAGWDLAASMTDACSEPSGVVGWSPDGYPIMGSCVCVARDDAGACTEVRRARSGWAYNGLGVWGADAGEAAALGVEGSSCTTDDDCCTGADCNFSCSVTVVPTSVGTNTEVGRRCVLVDYAWCTHQYVRRDEKLPAGEDYVYLDRCNGFEGPDGYAYYATLTFPYLTGCLRGAADDYVADLGDGGMNMNGLPMCTVGQTMCCGDDICGGPETAQNCAADCP; this is translated from the coding sequence TTGAACAGAATCACGACTTCGGCTCGCATCTCCCCTCTGGTGGCGTTGGCCGCGCTGCTGGGAGCTTGCGGCGGCGCTGGCGACGGAATGACCGACCTGGACGGCGGCACCCTGGACCAAGGCGGCGCGCTGGACGAAGGCATCCCGACCAGCACGGCGTGCACGGAGCTGCTGACTCGCGTGGGCGAGGCCTACACGCTGAGTGGCGCGCTGCGCGACTGCAGCACGGTGAGCGGCGGTGCGGCCGTCGCAGACTCGCTGATGAACCTCGACGGCATCACGATCGACAACGAGGGCACGGCCATGACGCCGTGCATCGCCGTCCTGTGCGATGACGACGCGGCCTACGTGGCGAGCAACGCCCTGCCCCACTACGACTTCGTGGCCACCACTCCGAACGCCTTGGTGGAGAACGCGTTCATCTACCGCGTCCCGCTCACACCCGCGCCGTTCGCCAGCAACGCGGGCGCCACGGACGCGGCCAGCATCAACGGCTGCGCCACGGCGTACACCCAATACCTCACCGCCCCCACCGTCGCGACGCAGAACGAGCCCAGCGGGCTGTGCGCGCGAGGCGCGGCCACGCTCATCTCGGACACCGAGGACGGCGTGACGCACGTCTATCAGCAGATCCCGTGCCTGAACACCACGGGCTTCGTGATCAGCGGCTCGCCCGTGTTCGGACCCAACGAGGCGGGCGTGCCCGATCCCTTCGGAAACCCGGGATACAACTACCCGAACGACACCAGCGACGACTACGGCAACGGCGCCGCGCTCGACTTCTGCGGCGGCCACACGGCCAACGCCATGCACTACCACGCGGCCATCGACGCCTGCTTCGAGCGTGACAGCAGCGGCGCGCCAGCCAACTCGTACGCTGGCGCCACGGCGGGCTGGGACCTCGCGGCGTCCATGACCGACGCCTGCAGCGAGCCATCTGGCGTCGTCGGTTGGTCGCCGGACGGCTACCCCATCATGGGCTCGTGTGTCTGCGTGGCGCGCGACGACGCGGGCGCCTGCACCGAGGTGCGGCGTGCGCGGAGCGGCTGGGCCTACAACGGCCTCGGCGTGTGGGGCGCCGACGCAGGCGAGGCCGCGGCGCTGGGCGTGGAGGGCAGCTCCTGCACCACCGACGACGACTGCTGCACGGGCGCCGACTGCAACTTCTCGTGCTCGGTCACGGTGGTGCCGACCAGCGTGGGCACCAACACCGAGGTGGGCCGCCGCTGCGTGCTGGTGGACTACGCGTGGTGCACGCATCAGTACGTGCGCCGCGACGAGAAGCTGCCGGCAGGCGAGGACTACGTCTACCTGGACCGCTGCAACGGCTTCGAGGGCCCCGATGGCTACGCATACTACGCGACGCTGACGTTCCCGTACCTGACCGGCTGCCTGCGGGGCGCCGCCGATGACTACGTGGCGGACCTGGGCGACGGAGGGATGAACATGAACGGCCTGCCGATGTGCACCGTGGGGCAGACCATGTGCTGCGGTGACGACATCTGCGGCGGACCCGAGACCGCTCAGAACTGCGCGGCGGACTGTCCGTGA